The following are encoded together in the Halopiger aswanensis genome:
- a CDS encoding FAD-binding oxidoreductase produces MAVTTTPVDDGALDGFGERLHGDLLRPADSNYDEARRIWNGMIDRHPTAIVRARGVSDVIATVDFARERDLLLAIRGGGHHIAGNAVCDDGLMLDCSAMRSVQVDPERRTARVEPGATLADMDHETQAFGLATPLGINSTTGVAGLTLGGGFGWLTRKYGMTVDNLRAVDIVTADGELRRASEDENADLFWGVRGGGGNFGVVTSFEFDLHEVGPEVLAGPIVYRGEDAADVLRHVRDFNEDAPDESTVWMVLRKAPPLPFLPEDVHGVGVVIVVAFYAGDTKEGEDVLAPLREFGEPIADAVGPQSYAEFQQSFDPLLTEGARNYWKSHLFEDLSDDAIDTAVEYAETLPSPLSEIFFGQVGGAMARVPADATAYPHRDAEYGMNVHTRWEEPADDDRCIAWAREFFDAMAPHATGGVYVNFVSERAGEESVAYGENYDRLAALKAEYDPTNLFRMNQNVEPAA; encoded by the coding sequence ATGGCAGTAACTACCACACCCGTAGACGACGGTGCATTGGACGGATTCGGCGAGCGCCTGCACGGCGACTTGCTTCGACCCGCGGATTCGAACTACGACGAGGCGCGACGGATCTGGAACGGCATGATCGATCGGCACCCGACGGCGATCGTCCGCGCGAGAGGCGTGTCTGACGTGATCGCGACGGTGGACTTCGCCCGCGAACGCGATCTGTTGCTGGCGATCCGCGGCGGCGGGCACCACATCGCCGGGAACGCGGTCTGCGACGACGGACTGATGCTCGATTGCTCCGCGATGCGGTCGGTGCAGGTCGATCCGGAGCGCCGGACGGCCCGCGTCGAACCGGGCGCGACGCTCGCCGATATGGATCACGAGACGCAGGCGTTCGGGTTGGCGACCCCGCTCGGGATCAACTCGACGACCGGGGTCGCCGGCCTGACGCTGGGCGGGGGCTTCGGCTGGCTCACTCGCAAGTACGGCATGACCGTCGACAACCTCCGCGCGGTCGATATCGTCACCGCGGACGGCGAACTGCGCCGCGCGAGCGAGGACGAGAACGCGGACCTCTTCTGGGGGGTCCGCGGCGGCGGGGGCAACTTCGGCGTGGTGACGTCGTTCGAGTTCGACCTTCACGAGGTAGGACCGGAGGTGCTCGCGGGACCGATCGTCTACCGGGGAGAGGACGCGGCGGACGTCCTCCGACACGTCCGCGACTTCAACGAGGACGCGCCGGACGAGTCGACGGTCTGGATGGTCCTCCGAAAGGCGCCGCCGCTCCCGTTCCTCCCGGAGGACGTCCACGGCGTCGGCGTCGTCATCGTCGTCGCGTTCTACGCCGGCGATACGAAGGAGGGCGAGGACGTGCTGGCTCCGCTCCGGGAGTTCGGCGAGCCGATCGCCGACGCCGTCGGGCCACAGTCCTACGCCGAATTCCAGCAGTCGTTCGATCCGTTGCTCACCGAGGGCGCCCGCAACTACTGGAAGTCCCACCTCTTCGAGGACCTCTCCGACGACGCCATCGACACGGCCGTCGAGTACGCGGAGACGCTTCCGTCGCCGCTCTCGGAGATCTTCTTCGGGCAGGTCGGCGGCGCGATGGCGCGGGTTCCGGCGGACGCGACCGCCTACCCCCACCGCGACGCCGAGTACGGGATGAACGTCCACACGCGCTGGGAGGAGCCGGCCGACGACGACCGCTGTATCGCGTGGGCCAGGGAGTTCTTCGACGCCATGGCGCCGCACGCGACCGGCGGCGTCTACGTGAACTTCGTCAGCGAGCGGGCGGGCGAGGAGTCCGTCGCCTACGGCGAGAACTACGACCGATTGGCCGCCCTCAAGGCGGAGTACGATCCGACGAACCTGTTCCGAATGAACCAGAACGTCGAACCGGCCGCGTGA
- a CDS encoding TIGR00341 family protein yields MRYLEITVPEGKRRAVLDVLEDEGIDYVVSDETSGRGYTAVVRFPLPTRAVEPVLDRLRRAGIGDEASVVVINAETVISEEFSTLRDQYSRGGKKGSRTSRQVLRTKADELTPPFSIYAVMLLISAVVATAGLLSDSPAVVIGAMVIAPLLGPALAANVGIVTGDDRLKRTGFAYQAIGVTAVVVASIGLAVLARMAGLEPAGIDIVAATELEERVAPNLFSLAVALGAGIAGILSLTRGFSEAIVGVMIAAALIPPSAAVGITVAWGMYGAAIGAAALVVVNLLSINLAALGTLWVAGYRPQGLFEVSPTRRPTYVYATIFGVALLALAAPLAGVTLVDFQTTELESATEEEVQRVLADPAYDHLEVEDVAVELDGNYPIQSVDRVVVTVSSNEPGPEPGLADRLYEEIRPHGDGSLVVEVQYVVSEERGDGTASDAETQQASVRNAGGS; encoded by the coding sequence ATGCGCTATCTCGAGATCACGGTCCCGGAGGGCAAACGCCGGGCCGTGCTCGACGTTCTCGAGGACGAAGGGATCGACTACGTCGTCAGCGACGAGACCAGCGGGAGAGGGTACACCGCGGTCGTCCGCTTCCCGCTGCCGACGCGGGCCGTCGAACCGGTGCTCGACCGGCTCCGACGGGCCGGCATCGGCGACGAGGCGAGCGTCGTCGTGATCAACGCCGAGACGGTCATCTCCGAGGAGTTTTCGACGCTGCGGGACCAGTACAGCCGCGGCGGGAAGAAGGGCTCGCGCACCTCGCGGCAGGTGCTGCGGACGAAAGCCGACGAACTCACGCCACCCTTTTCGATCTACGCCGTCATGCTGCTCATCAGCGCCGTCGTCGCCACCGCCGGCTTGCTCTCTGACTCGCCCGCGGTCGTGATCGGAGCGATGGTCATCGCCCCGCTGCTCGGCCCGGCGCTGGCCGCCAACGTCGGTATCGTCACCGGCGACGACCGGCTCAAGCGCACGGGCTTCGCCTACCAGGCGATCGGCGTGACAGCGGTCGTCGTCGCCTCGATCGGCCTCGCCGTCCTCGCCCGCATGGCCGGCCTCGAGCCGGCGGGGATCGACATCGTCGCCGCGACGGAACTCGAGGAGCGGGTCGCCCCGAACCTGTTCTCGCTGGCGGTGGCGCTCGGCGCCGGCATCGCCGGCATCCTGAGTCTCACGCGGGGCTTCTCGGAGGCGATCGTCGGCGTGATGATTGCGGCGGCGCTGATCCCGCCCTCCGCCGCGGTCGGGATCACCGTCGCCTGGGGGATGTACGGCGCGGCGATCGGCGCCGCTGCGCTCGTGGTCGTCAACCTGCTCTCGATCAATCTCGCCGCGCTGGGCACGCTGTGGGTCGCCGGCTACCGCCCGCAGGGACTGTTCGAAGTGTCGCCAACCAGACGGCCGACCTACGTCTACGCGACGATCTTCGGCGTCGCGCTGCTGGCACTCGCCGCGCCGCTTGCGGGCGTGACGCTGGTCGACTTCCAGACGACCGAACTCGAGTCGGCGACCGAGGAGGAGGTCCAGCGAGTGCTCGCGGACCCGGCGTACGATCACCTCGAGGTCGAAGACGTCGCGGTCGAACTCGACGGCAATTATCCGATTCAGTCGGTCGACCGCGTGGTCGTCACGGTCTCGAGTAACGAGCCCGGCCCGGAGCCGGGACTGGCGGACCGACTCTACGAGGAGATCCGACCCCACGGCGACGGATCGCTGGTCGTCGAGGTGCAGTACGTCGTGAGCGAGGAGCGCGGCGACGGAACGGCGAGTGACGCGGAGACGCAGCAGGCGTCGGTCCGGAACGCCGGCGGATCGTGA
- the ygfZ gene encoding CAF17-like 4Fe-4S cluster assembly/insertion protein YgfZ, with translation MTVIESVHADHGAEFGERDGRTIVEHFGRPERTHRAVRNGVGLLELAYGVVVVEGEDRLEYVDNVVSNRVPAEDGRGCYALVLDPQGGIEVEMYVYNAGERLLLFTPPTKAKPLVEDWSEKVFIQDVDIRLATDDYAIFGIHGPHATEKIASVLNGAASPDERYSFVRGTMGDTGVTVIRTDALTGEESYEVICAAEEAEAVYDILLTQGLNAAPFGYRTWESLTLEAGSPLFATELEGTVPNVLGLRNALDFEKGCYVGQEVVSRVENQGQPSRRLIGLTLEEAAASEDDESEPSRIPESGAAVFDGDASVGEVTRAGESPLLESVIALALVDYGLESDDLTVRVGGEEVPATRTELPFYEGSDQSDRLPVYR, from the coding sequence ATGACTGTCATCGAATCCGTCCACGCCGATCACGGGGCCGAATTCGGCGAGCGGGACGGCCGGACGATCGTCGAACACTTCGGCCGCCCCGAGCGCACCCACCGCGCCGTCCGCAACGGCGTCGGCCTGCTCGAGCTGGCCTACGGGGTCGTGGTCGTCGAGGGCGAAGACCGCCTCGAGTACGTCGATAACGTCGTCTCGAACCGCGTCCCGGCCGAGGACGGCCGGGGCTGTTACGCGCTCGTGCTCGACCCGCAGGGCGGTATCGAGGTCGAAATGTACGTCTACAACGCCGGCGAGCGACTCCTGCTCTTTACGCCGCCGACGAAGGCCAAGCCGCTGGTCGAGGACTGGTCCGAGAAGGTGTTCATCCAGGACGTCGACATCCGACTCGCGACCGACGACTACGCGATCTTCGGGATCCACGGTCCGCACGCGACCGAGAAGATCGCCAGCGTGCTCAACGGTGCGGCCTCGCCCGACGAGCGCTACTCGTTCGTCCGCGGGACGATGGGCGACACCGGGGTTACCGTCATCCGCACCGACGCGCTCACCGGCGAGGAGAGCTACGAGGTCATCTGTGCGGCCGAGGAGGCCGAGGCGGTCTACGACATCCTTCTGACGCAGGGGCTGAACGCCGCCCCCTTCGGCTACCGAACCTGGGAGTCCCTCACGCTCGAGGCCGGGTCGCCGCTCTTCGCGACCGAACTCGAGGGGACGGTGCCGAACGTGCTCGGTCTCCGGAACGCGCTGGACTTCGAGAAGGGCTGTTACGTCGGCCAGGAAGTCGTCTCCCGCGTCGAGAATCAGGGGCAGCCGAGCCGCCGACTGATCGGGCTGACGCTCGAGGAGGCGGCTGCGAGCGAGGACGACGAGAGCGAGCCGTCCCGAATCCCCGAGTCCGGCGCTGCGGTCTTCGACGGCGACGCCTCCGTCGGCGAGGTCACCCGCGCCGGCGAGAGCCCGCTGCTCGAGTCGGTTATCGCGCTCGCGCTCGTCGACTACGGCCTCGAGAGCGACGACCTGACGGTCCGAGTCGGCGGCGAAGAGGTGCCTGCGACTCGAACTGAACTCCCGTTCTACGAGGGCTCCGATCAGTCGGACCGGCTGCCGGTGTACCGGTAG
- a CDS encoding DUF6432 family protein, with translation MRAKREFRDREGTEVAVLDELVDRADDGMTVFELRAAVETDIDDLEEALSTLKDDDLIVVEKNAGETVIKPDERVVPEAPTDEADEQSISEWLRDRLPF, from the coding sequence ATGAGAGCAAAGCGGGAGTTCCGCGACCGGGAGGGGACGGAGGTCGCGGTCCTCGACGAACTCGTCGATCGCGCCGACGACGGGATGACCGTGTTCGAACTTCGAGCCGCCGTCGAGACCGACATCGACGACCTCGAGGAGGCCCTCTCGACGCTGAAAGACGACGATCTGATCGTCGTCGAGAAGAACGCCGGCGAGACGGTGATCAAGCCCGACGAGCGGGTGGTCCCCGAGGCGCCGACGGACGAAGCGGACGAGCAATCGATCAGCGAGTGGTTGCGCGACCGACTCCCATTTTGA
- a CDS encoding DUF7093 family protein — MVLRCSLLGHDYGDAEVEREREERGSEVVVTVQEYEECTRCGERHVISENTEVTSLSAGASGDSLPDDSEPTADSDVSSPDQPAQAQEAGADDTDVAAGEDVEFIDAEADAGDSSDGAAQPAADTAGANASAEPDAPAGKSDADPDLPTDENGDPVTDDGEIIEDTLEETADRDRGRGEWPDTDDVGPPVGADDEPTAWPDDGVSDDAAEDDAVILEHDSTTAEATDGDTGTTVDTGSTMSDIETTVSDISAADIETGTEATVDADSAAETDPEPDTGIERAAAAPTPADDTGPGEDGVPTEFYCPRCDFVASDDRASLRAGDICPDCRKGYLGERARR; from the coding sequence ATGGTCCTGCGATGTTCGCTGCTCGGACACGACTACGGCGACGCCGAAGTCGAACGCGAGCGCGAAGAACGGGGCAGTGAGGTCGTCGTTACCGTCCAGGAGTACGAGGAGTGTACTCGCTGCGGCGAACGACACGTCATCAGCGAGAACACGGAGGTCACGAGCCTCTCGGCTGGTGCGAGCGGCGACTCACTGCCCGACGATTCCGAACCGACAGCCGATTCCGACGTATCGTCTCCCGATCAACCGGCACAAGCCCAGGAAGCTGGAGCCGATGACACCGATGTCGCCGCCGGCGAGGACGTCGAATTCATCGACGCCGAGGCCGACGCGGGCGACAGCAGCGACGGTGCCGCACAACCGGCGGCGGATACCGCCGGTGCGAACGCGTCCGCCGAACCCGACGCGCCCGCCGGGAAATCCGATGCCGACCCCGACCTCCCCACCGACGAGAACGGCGATCCGGTCACCGACGACGGGGAGATCATCGAGGACACCCTCGAGGAGACGGCCGACCGCGACCGCGGTCGCGGCGAGTGGCCCGACACCGACGACGTCGGCCCGCCGGTCGGCGCCGACGACGAGCCGACCGCGTGGCCCGACGACGGCGTCAGCGACGACGCCGCAGAAGACGACGCGGTCATCCTCGAGCACGACTCGACGACTGCCGAAGCGACGGACGGCGACACCGGCACGACGGTCGACACCGGGTCGACGATGAGCGACATCGAGACGACGGTCAGCGACATCTCGGCTGCGGACATCGAAACGGGCACCGAAGCCACCGTTGACGCCGATTCGGCGGCCGAGACCGATCCCGAACCCGACACCGGTATCGAACGCGCCGCCGCGGCGCCGACGCCCGCCGACGACACCGGGCCGGGCGAGGACGGCGTTCCGACCGAATTCTACTGTCCGCGCTGTGACTTCGTCGCGTCGGACGACCGCGCCTCCCTGCGCGCCGGCGACATCTGTCCCGACTGCCGGAAGGGGTACCTCGGCGAACGGGCCCGCCGATAA
- a CDS encoding DUF5611 family protein — protein MKEYKMRRGEYLEERIPDMESTVEEYFGPITSTEEYKGSDLFVIEEPDNPVFEKIVVGTVEYSGKKDKLGVEFHERDPTELGPDELEAAEDAVDAKNDFLLEATGRDAKARRDSMKRAVEDDPDHDVET, from the coding sequence ATGAAGGAGTACAAGATGCGTCGCGGTGAGTACCTCGAGGAACGAATCCCCGACATGGAGTCGACGGTCGAGGAGTACTTCGGCCCGATCACAAGCACTGAGGAGTACAAGGGCAGCGACCTCTTCGTCATCGAAGAGCCCGACAACCCCGTCTTCGAGAAAATCGTCGTCGGCACCGTCGAATACTCCGGCAAGAAGGACAAGCTCGGCGTCGAGTTCCACGAGCGCGATCCGACGGAACTGGGGCCCGACGAGCTCGAGGCCGCCGAAGACGCCGTCGACGCGAAAAACGACTTCCTGCTCGAGGCGACCGGCCGCGACGCCAAGGCGCGTCGCGACTCCATGAAGCGGGCCGTCGAGGACGACCCGGATCACGACGTGGAAACGTAA
- a CDS encoding heme-binding protein, with the protein MERRRPPQTEEGWYVLHDFRSIDWDAWRDAPARRRDRAIDEGLEFLSAAARADDAEEGDSAVFSVLGHKADLLVLHLRPTLSDIDALERSFEHTALAEFTERADSYLSVTEVSGYMSQEYFEEGEEVEDQGMKRYIETRIKPSIPDTEFLSFYPMDKRRGETDNWYDLPFDERAEHLASHGEIGKQYAGRVTQIISGSIGLDDFEWGVTLFGDDPTDVKDLLYEMRFDPSTSRYAEFGQFLSARRFPPENLGAFLAGEPVPQEGDADHGHGHGHGGHHHADSESGGHHDHGHGHGDSSGHQHGDSGGDGGHGHGHDHGGDDHHGDDSDDVRDELEEIGVYAGQPHGEDVHAVVLYSEADTDDLFEEVEGLRKNFDHYDTHVKTAVYEPHDEGSEAAVVSLWETERAADTAAGFLADLPDIVRQAGDDDADSWGTMGMFYTVKPEHRADFVGTFDDVGAILEDMDGHRKTDLLANREDENDMFIASRWDAREDAMQFFRSDEFSETVEWGRDVLADRPRHVFLA; encoded by the coding sequence ATGGAACGACGACGACCCCCGCAGACCGAGGAAGGCTGGTACGTCCTGCACGACTTCCGGTCGATCGACTGGGACGCGTGGCGCGACGCGCCGGCCCGCCGCCGCGACCGGGCGATCGACGAGGGACTCGAGTTCCTCTCGGCCGCAGCACGCGCCGACGACGCCGAGGAGGGCGATTCGGCGGTCTTCTCGGTGCTCGGACACAAGGCCGACCTCCTGGTGCTTCACCTCCGACCGACGCTGTCCGACATCGACGCCTTGGAGCGATCTTTCGAACACACGGCCTTGGCCGAGTTCACCGAGCGCGCCGACTCCTACCTCTCGGTGACCGAAGTCTCGGGCTACATGTCCCAAGAGTACTTTGAGGAGGGCGAGGAGGTCGAGGACCAGGGCATGAAGCGGTACATCGAGACCCGCATCAAGCCCTCGATCCCCGACACCGAGTTCCTGAGTTTCTACCCGATGGACAAGCGCCGCGGCGAGACGGACAACTGGTACGACCTGCCCTTCGACGAGCGCGCCGAGCACCTCGCGAGCCACGGCGAGATCGGCAAGCAGTACGCCGGTCGCGTGACCCAGATCATCTCCGGCAGCATCGGCCTCGACGACTTCGAGTGGGGCGTGACGCTCTTCGGCGACGATCCGACGGACGTCAAGGACCTGCTCTACGAGATGCGGTTCGATCCGTCGACCTCCCGCTACGCGGAGTTCGGTCAGTTCCTCTCGGCGCGACGGTTCCCGCCGGAGAACCTCGGTGCGTTCCTCGCGGGCGAACCGGTGCCACAGGAGGGAGATGCCGACCACGGACACGGACACGGTCACGGCGGCCACCACCACGCCGACAGCGAGTCCGGCGGCCATCACGATCACGGCCACGGACACGGCGACTCGAGCGGCCACCAGCACGGCGATTCGGGCGGTGACGGCGGCCACGGTCACGGTCACGATCACGGCGGCGACGACCACCACGGCGACGACAGCGACGACGTCCGCGACGAACTCGAGGAGATCGGCGTCTACGCGGGCCAGCCCCACGGCGAGGACGTCCACGCGGTCGTCCTCTACTCCGAAGCCGACACCGACGACCTCTTCGAGGAGGTCGAGGGGCTCCGCAAGAACTTCGATCACTACGATACCCACGTCAAGACCGCCGTCTACGAACCCCACGACGAGGGCAGCGAAGCGGCGGTCGTCAGTCTCTGGGAAACCGAGCGCGCCGCGGACACGGCCGCCGGCTTCCTCGCCGATCTGCCCGACATCGTCCGGCAGGCCGGCGACGACGACGCGGACTCTTGGGGCACGATGGGCATGTTCTACACCGTCAAACCCGAACACCGCGCGGACTTCGTCGGCACCTTTGACGACGTCGGCGCCATCCTCGAGGACATGGACGGCCACCGCAAGACCGACCTGCTGGCGAACCGGGAGGACGAGAACGACATGTTCATCGCCAGCCGCTGGGACGCCCGCGAGGACGCCATGCAGTTCTTCCGCAGCGACGAGTTCTCCGAGACCGTCGAGTGGGGCCGCGACGTCCTCGCGGATCGACCGCGCCACGTCTTCCTGGCCTAA
- a CDS encoding PadR family transcriptional regulator, with translation MRKSGPPKGLIAYLVLELLEEKPRYGYEILKEIREISGGHWEPSYGSVYPILYKFEEKGWAERIEREDEPDRKYFELTEDGRAELEERRESGAEKAKDFADVILGFFHVYAAFSTDDRFEIPEQDGEWRFDEEFSRWIVEQVVRHHEHYFETDFERIEETPEEFYERHGIDHEE, from the coding sequence ATGCGGAAAAGCGGGCCCCCGAAAGGACTCATCGCCTATCTCGTCCTCGAGTTGCTCGAGGAGAAACCCCGGTACGGGTACGAGATTTTGAAGGAGATCCGCGAGATCAGCGGTGGGCACTGGGAGCCCTCCTACGGGTCGGTGTACCCGATCCTCTACAAGTTCGAGGAGAAGGGGTGGGCCGAACGCATCGAGCGGGAGGACGAACCCGACCGGAAGTACTTCGAACTCACCGAGGACGGCCGCGCAGAACTCGAGGAGCGCCGCGAGAGCGGCGCGGAGAAGGCGAAGGACTTCGCCGACGTCATTCTGGGCTTTTTCCACGTCTACGCGGCGTTCTCGACCGACGACCGGTTCGAGATCCCCGAGCAGGACGGCGAGTGGCGGTTCGACGAGGAGTTCAGCCGGTGGATCGTCGAGCAGGTGGTTCGCCACCACGAACACTACTTCGAGACCGACTTCGAGCGGATCGAGGAGACGCCCGAGGAGTTCTACGAGCGCCACGGCATCGATCACGAGGAGTAG
- a CDS encoding site-2 protease family protein, whose protein sequence is MDYGSVAFVALSVPELYGSELLTWVVAGLLLYWAGVIALERADLLPEFIGTQGPMLTFHTKRGRALLDRLARPKRFWRAWANLGIGIALVVMVAMFVFLLIAAIGALSSPQPSSAVQQPRNVLVIPGVNDFLPLSAAPGIVFGLLVGLVVHEGGHGLLCRVEDIDIDSMGIVMLAIIPMGAFVEPDQESSKSASRGGRTRMFAAGVTNNFAITILAFALLFGPVVGSIGLAPGAAVGGVAPDSPADAAEIQPNDRITAINGEPVADNDALEERIEAAEGNQLAVELNGERTVDVERSLLVTATVDSSITGLRTGDSIVAVNGQEVATEAEFLEAIGDDETATLTIDTGDSVEEREVPIGALVTVAEDGPLAEAGAPAGTNFVVTSFNGERTATQSQLNELVGGTDPGDRVTVAGYLNGERVEYEVTLGDRSETTGGGTVGYLVYPNSEISGVSTQALGIQLYPADAYLSVLGGGSGESFGALSDSFLGKIGIALMLPIAGVIEALPYNFAGFAGGIENFYQAQGPLGALGDWPLFALANALFWTGWINVQLGFFNCIPAFPLDGGHILRTSTEAVFSRLPINATRGMVRVVTTSVGLTMLVSFLAMLFGPQLLAG, encoded by the coding sequence ATGGATTACGGCTCTGTCGCGTTCGTCGCACTTTCGGTCCCCGAGCTCTACGGCTCCGAGCTCCTGACGTGGGTCGTCGCCGGACTTCTCCTCTACTGGGCCGGCGTCATCGCGCTCGAGCGAGCGGACCTGCTCCCGGAGTTCATCGGCACGCAGGGGCCGATGCTGACCTTCCACACCAAACGCGGCCGGGCGTTGCTCGACCGGCTCGCGCGCCCGAAACGGTTCTGGCGAGCGTGGGCGAACCTCGGCATCGGCATCGCCCTCGTCGTGATGGTGGCGATGTTCGTCTTCCTGCTGATCGCGGCGATCGGCGCGCTCTCCTCGCCGCAGCCGTCATCCGCGGTCCAGCAACCCCGAAACGTCCTCGTCATCCCGGGGGTCAACGACTTCCTGCCGCTGTCGGCGGCGCCCGGCATCGTCTTCGGGTTGCTCGTCGGCCTCGTGGTCCACGAAGGCGGCCACGGCCTGCTCTGTCGCGTCGAGGACATCGACATCGACTCGATGGGGATCGTGATGCTCGCGATCATCCCCATGGGAGCCTTCGTCGAACCCGATCAGGAAAGCAGCAAGTCCGCCTCGAGAGGCGGCCGGACGCGGATGTTCGCCGCCGGCGTGACGAACAACTTCGCGATCACGATCCTCGCGTTCGCCCTGTTGTTCGGGCCGGTCGTGGGCTCGATCGGCCTCGCGCCCGGCGCCGCCGTCGGCGGCGTCGCACCCGATTCTCCGGCCGACGCCGCGGAGATCCAGCCGAACGATCGGATCACCGCGATCAACGGCGAGCCGGTCGCCGATAACGACGCCCTCGAGGAGCGCATCGAGGCCGCCGAGGGGAACCAGCTCGCGGTCGAACTCAACGGCGAGCGCACCGTCGACGTCGAGCGCTCGCTGTTGGTTACCGCCACGGTCGATAGCAGCATCACCGGCCTCCGGACCGGCGATTCGATCGTCGCCGTCAACGGCCAGGAGGTCGCGACCGAAGCCGAGTTCCTCGAGGCCATCGGCGACGACGAGACCGCGACGCTGACGATCGATACCGGCGACAGTGTCGAAGAGCGCGAGGTGCCGATCGGCGCGCTCGTGACCGTCGCCGAGGACGGCCCGCTCGCCGAGGCCGGCGCGCCGGCCGGGACCAACTTCGTCGTGACCAGTTTCAACGGCGAACGGACGGCAACCCAGTCGCAACTCAACGAACTCGTCGGGGGAACTGACCCCGGCGATCGGGTGACCGTCGCCGGCTACCTCAACGGCGAGCGCGTCGAGTACGAGGTGACGCTCGGCGACCGGAGTGAGACGACCGGCGGCGGCACCGTCGGTTACCTCGTCTACCCGAACTCGGAGATCTCAGGCGTCTCGACGCAAGCGCTCGGCATCCAGCTCTACCCGGCCGACGCGTACCTCTCGGTGCTCGGCGGCGGCTCGGGCGAGTCCTTCGGCGCGCTCAGTGACTCGTTCCTCGGGAAGATCGGGATCGCCCTCATGTTGCCGATCGCCGGCGTCATCGAGGCGCTGCCGTACAACTTCGCGGGCTTCGCCGGCGGCATCGAGAACTTCTACCAGGCGCAGGGGCCGCTCGGCGCGCTCGGCGACTGGCCGCTCTTCGCGCTCGCGAACGCCCTGTTCTGGACCGGCTGGATCAACGTTCAGCTCGGGTTCTTCAACTGCATCCCGGCGTTCCCGCTCGACGGCGGCCACATCCTCCGGACGAGCACGGAGGCGGTCTTCTCCCGGCTGCCGATCAACGCGACCCGCGGGATGGTCCGCGTGGTGACGACGTCGGTCGGCCTCACGATGCTCGTCAGCTTCCTGGCGATGCTGTTCGGACCGCAGTTGCTCGCGGGCTGA